One stretch of Streptomyces sp. R21 DNA includes these proteins:
- a CDS encoding MFS transporter produces MSLLARPDPRRAAQTPAPATAPATPARQVPSAWLALLAAPVAASANSPVLILPDMAGSLGIRTATATWLVTVFAWAMAVGTPLMAGLLRRRGLGNTLRLSATLIVTGTAVVAAAPWLPLAMAGRAAQAVGGAGLVTAAMSLAGSVRRMGVITAGFGTLGAVGPLLGSAIAGTASWRMSLAVGAVALLALPAVMRRADLSAPQQTTPFDGRGAALLVLTATALVLVPRYPLPAAAAALMTAALLALHIRSNPTGFVPAPLLRTRAFALSALLACTLATSYFTLLFTIPQLLHDRTDWSTSTIGTGQLAALLTGSVLSMVLAAASARLGRPRVLTILLTAGALAPLTAVLTPWAPLLLLVATLAVFTTSAGQATLAVYATQAAPTAQRPTAIGLFNLCYQLGGAFGPAIAALITLGG; encoded by the coding sequence ATGTCCCTGCTTGCCCGCCCCGACCCCCGCCGCGCCGCGCAGACGCCGGCCCCCGCCACCGCGCCCGCCACACCGGCGCGCCAAGTCCCTTCCGCCTGGCTGGCGTTGCTGGCCGCCCCGGTCGCCGCGAGCGCCAACAGCCCGGTCCTGATCCTGCCCGACATGGCCGGCTCGCTCGGCATCCGAACGGCCACGGCGACCTGGCTCGTGACGGTCTTCGCCTGGGCCATGGCCGTCGGCACCCCCCTGATGGCGGGCCTGCTGCGCCGCCGCGGCCTGGGCAACACGCTCCGGCTGAGCGCGACCCTGATCGTGACCGGCACCGCGGTCGTCGCCGCGGCACCCTGGCTGCCGCTGGCCATGGCAGGCCGGGCGGCCCAGGCGGTGGGCGGCGCGGGCCTGGTCACCGCGGCGATGAGCCTGGCCGGTTCGGTCCGCCGAATGGGAGTGATCACGGCAGGCTTCGGGACGCTGGGCGCGGTCGGACCGCTGCTCGGCTCCGCGATCGCGGGCACGGCCTCCTGGCGGATGTCCCTCGCCGTCGGAGCGGTCGCCCTCCTGGCCCTGCCGGCCGTCATGCGCCGCGCCGACCTGTCCGCACCCCAGCAGACCACCCCCTTCGACGGCCGGGGCGCCGCCCTGCTGGTCCTGACGGCGACAGCCCTGGTACTCGTCCCGCGCTACCCGCTCCCGGCGGCGGCCGCCGCGCTGATGACGGCCGCGCTACTGGCCCTGCACATCCGGTCCAACCCCACCGGCTTCGTCCCCGCACCGCTGCTGCGCACCCGGGCCTTCGCCCTCTCCGCCCTGCTCGCCTGCACCCTCGCGACCTCGTACTTCACGCTGCTCTTCACCATCCCGCAGCTGCTGCACGACCGTACCGACTGGTCGACCTCCACGATCGGCACCGGCCAACTCGCCGCCCTCCTCACGGGCTCCGTGCTCTCCATGGTGCTGGCCGCGGCCTCGGCCCGGCTGGGCCGCCCGCGCGTCCTGACGATCCTGCTCACGGCCGGAGCACTGGCCCCGCTCACCGCCGTGCTGACCCCCTGGGCGCCGCTGCTCCTGCTGGTCGCGACGCTGGCCGTCTTCACGACCAGCGCGGGCCAGGCCACGCTCGCGGTATACGCCACCCAGGCCGCGCCGACCGCTCAGCGCCCCACAGCGATCGGCCTGTTCAACCTCTGCTACCAGCTGGGCGGTGCCTTCGGCCCGGCGATCGCAGCCCTGATCACGCTGGGCGGCTGA
- a CDS encoding BTAD domain-containing putative transcriptional regulator, with translation MQFAILGETRAWHGDGGDVALGGPARRALLALLLVRPGDVVSTDRLADEIDPTGALSAHSLQSQVSRLRSALGAGAAIERAGAGYRIVVDPDDVDTCRFERLAGEGRAALVDGDAKRAVVLLCEALELWRGPALADLPESETAQAAAVRLEERRLGALEDRIEAGLRLGEHTAVVPELRELVGRHPLRERLAGLLMRALFAEGGQAEALVVFEETRRHLADELGADPSAELTALHRELLSIDPTASPAAPPAQLTSFVGRAEEVTEVAEALRVARLVTLLGPGGVGKTRLSVEVAGVGGVAGQVCFVELAPLRDGAGLPHALLGALGLRENGLQMDGGAKAPVDRLIAALSDQVLLLVLDNCEHLADEVAGLAARLLAACPRLRVLATSREPLGIIGEYLFSVRPLDEDAAVRLFTERAGAVRRGFTADPEIVRRICAALDDLPLAIELAAARSRTLDIDDLAGRLDDLLAVGARSNRAADERHRTLRSVVAWSWDLLSEPEQRAARRFTVFVGGATAQSALRVCGTDGETLEALADKSLLEAAGGRYRMLETIRAYGAERLDAAGERESVQRAHAQRLLELVRTADPHLRRAEQLEWLPVVAAEHGDLLAALRWAVEEPAVERAFELLAAAFNYLWIRGASASVAPLAIALLASVGEAVPDGLGEEYATCVLLAGAASAAGDAGGQVWQRHRATAGKALVAAWPGDRSGRYPIVLLLWMMRNADGPDPQGAFALVSSQRDCPEPWARAAAHYVSGFGHLGQRDPAAAEDAFGQALEGFRSLGDRWGAALALDTLAGLAGARGDRTRAVALTDEALVLTERLGALEDSADLLVNRGDHLAGDDAAGARDAYAGAAALARRAGSSTYLAAALRGLGDIALEKGDLAEAERLYSEALERIDPHWIKSLGPRVRTLIGLGRVAEARSHHTQARKHYRQAAEAADTVGAHAPEVLRMLGLSEKALESVLEAVAAHR, from the coding sequence ATGCAGTTCGCAATCCTCGGCGAGACTCGAGCATGGCACGGCGACGGCGGCGACGTCGCGTTGGGCGGACCGGCCCGACGGGCGTTGCTGGCCCTGCTGTTGGTGCGCCCCGGAGATGTCGTCTCGACGGACCGGCTGGCTGACGAGATCGACCCCACCGGGGCGCTTTCGGCCCATTCGCTGCAGTCCCAGGTGTCCAGGCTCCGTAGCGCACTGGGCGCCGGGGCCGCGATCGAACGGGCCGGGGCGGGGTATCGGATCGTGGTCGATCCGGACGATGTGGACACCTGCCGGTTCGAGCGTTTGGCGGGGGAGGGGCGTGCGGCGCTCGTCGACGGCGACGCCAAACGGGCGGTCGTGCTGCTGTGTGAGGCGCTGGAGTTGTGGCGGGGACCGGCGCTGGCCGACCTGCCCGAGAGCGAGACCGCCCAGGCCGCCGCCGTGCGGCTGGAAGAGCGTCGGCTCGGGGCACTCGAAGACCGCATCGAAGCGGGGCTGCGGCTCGGCGAACACACGGCGGTCGTACCTGAGTTGCGCGAGTTGGTCGGCCGCCATCCGCTCCGGGAACGGCTGGCGGGGCTGCTGATGCGGGCGCTGTTCGCCGAGGGCGGGCAGGCCGAGGCGCTGGTGGTGTTCGAGGAGACCCGGCGTCACCTGGCCGACGAGCTGGGCGCCGATCCCTCGGCCGAACTGACGGCGTTGCACAGGGAGCTGCTGAGCATCGATCCGACGGCGTCGCCCGCCGCGCCGCCCGCCCAGCTGACGAGTTTCGTGGGGCGCGCCGAGGAGGTGACGGAAGTCGCCGAGGCGTTGCGGGTGGCTCGGCTGGTCACCCTCCTCGGGCCGGGCGGCGTCGGCAAGACCCGGCTGTCGGTCGAGGTCGCGGGTGTCGGGGGCGTTGCGGGCCAGGTGTGCTTTGTGGAGCTGGCACCGCTGCGCGACGGCGCCGGCCTGCCGCATGCCCTGCTGGGCGCGCTCGGCCTGCGGGAGAACGGGCTTCAGATGGACGGCGGAGCGAAGGCGCCGGTCGATCGTCTGATCGCGGCGCTGTCCGACCAGGTGCTGCTGCTCGTCCTGGACAACTGCGAGCACCTTGCCGACGAGGTCGCCGGGCTGGCGGCGCGGCTGTTGGCGGCCTGCCCGCGGCTGCGTGTGCTGGCGACGAGCCGGGAGCCGCTCGGCATCATCGGCGAGTACCTCTTCTCCGTGCGGCCGCTCGACGAGGACGCGGCTGTACGGCTGTTCACGGAGCGGGCCGGTGCCGTGCGGCGCGGCTTCACCGCCGACCCCGAGATCGTGCGGCGGATCTGCGCGGCGCTTGATGACCTGCCGCTGGCCATCGAGCTCGCCGCGGCGCGGTCGCGCACCCTGGACATCGACGACCTGGCGGGGCGGCTGGACGACCTGCTCGCCGTCGGCGCCCGCAGCAACCGCGCGGCGGACGAGCGGCACCGCACGCTGCGCTCGGTGGTCGCGTGGAGCTGGGACCTGCTGTCCGAGCCCGAGCAGCGGGCCGCGCGGCGGTTCACGGTCTTCGTCGGGGGCGCGACGGCCCAGTCCGCGCTTCGGGTGTGCGGCACCGACGGTGAGACGCTGGAGGCGCTGGCCGACAAGTCGCTGCTGGAGGCCGCGGGCGGCCGCTACCGGATGCTGGAGACGATCCGCGCCTACGGTGCCGAACGCCTCGACGCGGCGGGCGAACGCGAGTCCGTGCAGCGCGCCCACGCCCAGCGCCTGCTGGAACTCGTGCGGACGGCCGACCCGCATCTGCGGCGGGCCGAGCAGCTGGAGTGGCTGCCCGTGGTCGCCGCCGAGCACGGTGACCTCCTGGCGGCGCTGCGCTGGGCGGTCGAGGAGCCGGCAGTGGAAAGGGCCTTCGAGTTGCTCGCCGCGGCGTTCAACTACCTGTGGATCCGCGGCGCGTCCGCGTCGGTCGCGCCCCTGGCGATCGCACTGCTCGCATCGGTGGGCGAGGCGGTCCCCGACGGGCTCGGCGAGGAGTACGCGACGTGCGTGCTGCTCGCCGGCGCGGCGTCGGCAGCGGGCGATGCCGGGGGGCAGGTGTGGCAGCGGCACCGTGCGACGGCCGGCAAGGCGCTGGTGGCCGCGTGGCCCGGCGACCGGTCGGGCCGCTACCCGATCGTCCTGCTGCTGTGGATGATGCGGAACGCAGACGGACCTGACCCGCAGGGTGCATTCGCGCTCGTCTCGTCCCAGCGCGACTGTCCCGAGCCGTGGGCGCGGGCCGCCGCCCACTACGTGTCGGGATTCGGGCACCTCGGCCAGCGGGATCCCGCGGCGGCCGAGGACGCCTTCGGCCAGGCCCTGGAGGGATTCCGTTCGCTCGGTGACCGCTGGGGCGCCGCACTGGCCCTGGACACGCTGGCCGGCCTGGCCGGCGCGCGCGGCGACCGGACGCGGGCGGTCGCGCTGACCGACGAGGCCCTGGTGCTCACCGAACGGCTCGGCGCTCTGGAGGACAGCGCCGACCTGCTGGTCAACCGGGGCGATCACCTCGCCGGGGACGACGCGGCGGGGGCCCGTGACGCCTATGCGGGCGCTGCCGCGCTCGCCCGCCGCGCCGGCAGCTCCACCTACCTGGCGGCTGCACTGCGCGGGCTCGGCGACATCGCCCTCGAGAAGGGCGACCTGGCAGAGGCGGAACGGCTCTACAGCGAGGCGCTGGAGCGGATCGATCCGCACTGGATCAAAAGTCTGGGGCCCCGGGTGCGCACGCTCATCGGCCTCGGCCGCGTCGCCGAAGCCCGCAGCCACCACACGCAGGCACGCAAGCACTACCGGCAGGCCGCCGAGGCCGCTGACACGGTCGGGGCGCACGCCCCGGAGGTGCTGCGCATGCTGGGGTTGTCCGAGAAGGCCCTGGAGTCCGTCCTTGAGGCCGTGGCCGCGCACCGGTGA
- a CDS encoding SDR family oxidoreductase, producing MNLLTGRTALVTGGSRGIGRAVALRLAAEGALVAVHYGGNDQAAQEVVGRIEEAGGRAFAIRARFGENGAVDQLFDELTVGLAGAGLDILVNNAGISSGNPISQVTEEEFGRLMEINVATPFFVVQRAMALLNDGGRIINMGSTASRFAVSTQIGYTISKAALESMAPSLANELGRRGITVNTVAPGAVRTDMTAGYTSIPEVVAGLESITALGRLGEPEDIADVVAFLAGPQGRWVTGQTVDVSGGTFLGPIAP from the coding sequence ATGAACCTTCTGACCGGCAGGACGGCACTGGTGACCGGCGGTTCGCGGGGAATCGGCCGGGCGGTCGCGCTGCGGCTGGCGGCCGAGGGCGCGCTGGTCGCCGTCCACTACGGCGGCAACGACCAGGCGGCCCAGGAGGTCGTGGGGCGGATCGAGGAAGCGGGCGGCCGGGCGTTCGCGATCCGGGCCCGGTTCGGCGAGAACGGCGCGGTGGACCAGCTGTTCGACGAGCTGACCGTGGGGCTGGCAGGGGCCGGGCTGGACATTCTGGTCAACAACGCGGGCATCAGCTCGGGCAACCCGATCTCGCAGGTCACCGAGGAGGAGTTCGGCAGGCTGATGGAGATCAACGTCGCCACCCCGTTCTTCGTGGTCCAGCGCGCGATGGCACTGCTGAACGACGGTGGACGCATCATCAACATGGGCTCCACGGCCAGCCGGTTCGCGGTCTCCACCCAGATCGGCTACACGATCAGCAAAGCGGCGCTGGAGTCGATGGCACCGTCGCTGGCCAACGAGCTCGGCCGCCGCGGCATCACGGTGAACACGGTCGCGCCGGGTGCCGTGCGGACCGACATGACCGCGGGCTACACCTCCATCCCCGAGGTGGTGGCCGGGCTGGAGTCGATCACCGCGCTGGGGCGGTTGGGCGAGCCGGAGGACATCGCGGACGTCGTCGCATTCCTGGCCGGCCCACAGGGCCGCTGGGTGACCGGTCAGACCGTCGACGTCTCGGGCGGGACCTTCCTCGGCCCGATCGCACCATGA
- a CDS encoding immunity 49 family protein, producing MPSCRSEGSLPLPVGWPVRSGSGDDPTVAARAHQELTAGSPGYIPLEALTPDQQLLRVLLEDDQAAFEQALAHRLVQHRQSASPDAAPRSLLPHKTIALAALAVQVHGWDVRVRSGYLPQALLVL from the coding sequence GTGCCGTCCTGCCGGTCAGAAGGTTCATTGCCGCTCCCTGTCGGATGGCCGGTCCGCAGCGGATCCGGCGATGACCCAACAGTCGCGGCGAGGGCTCACCAGGAGCTCACCGCGGGCTCACCGGGGTACATACCCCTCGAAGCCTTGACGCCGGATCAGCAGCTGTTGCGCGTGCTCCTGGAGGACGACCAGGCGGCCTTCGAGCAGGCCCTGGCGCATCGTCTTGTCCAGCACCGGCAGAGCGCGTCCCCCGATGCGGCGCCCCGCAGCCTGCTGCCGCACAAGACGATCGCCCTGGCCGCTTTGGCCGTCCAGGTGCACGGCTGGGACGTGCGCGTCCGATCCGGCTACCTGCCGCAGGCCTTGCTAGTGCTGTGA
- a CDS encoding IS630 family transposase, with translation MAEPVRVRRLTDHEGQKLQQIVRRGGTSSVRYRRAMMLLASAGGKRVPVIAQLVQADEDTVRDVIHAFTEKGLACLDPRWAGGRPRQLKSDEEDFVVQTATTRPVKLGQPLTRWSLRKLVAYLRKVHGRVIRIGREALRCLLARRGVTSQRTKTWKESPDPERETKLDRIEHVLDRFPDRVFAFDEFGPLGIRPIGGSCWAEQTRPDRLPATYHRTHGVRYFHGCYSVGDDRLWGVNRRKKGAGNTLAALKSIRAARPDGAPIYVILDNLSAHKGADIRRWAKKHKVELCFTPTYASWANPIEAHFGPLRQFTIANSHHPNHTVQTRTLHSYLRWRNANARHSDVLAAERKERARIRSEKGTRWGGRPLTTAA, from the coding sequence GTGGCCGAGCCCGTCCGTGTACGCAGACTGACCGACCACGAGGGGCAGAAGCTGCAGCAGATCGTGCGCCGGGGCGGCACGAGTTCGGTGCGCTACCGGCGGGCGATGATGCTGCTGGCCTCCGCTGGAGGAAAACGGGTGCCGGTGATCGCACAGCTGGTGCAGGCCGACGAGGACACCGTCCGGGATGTGATCCACGCGTTCACCGAGAAGGGCCTGGCCTGCCTGGACCCTCGGTGGGCGGGAGGCCGTCCCCGCCAACTCAAGTCTGACGAAGAGGACTTCGTCGTCCAGACGGCCACCACCCGCCCGGTCAAGCTCGGCCAGCCTCTTACTCGCTGGTCACTGCGCAAGCTCGTCGCCTACCTGCGCAAAGTCCACGGCCGGGTGATTCGCATCGGCCGTGAGGCATTACGGTGCCTGCTCGCCCGCCGAGGCGTCACCTCCCAGCGCACCAAGACCTGGAAGGAGTCCCCGGACCCCGAAAGGGAGACGAAGCTGGACCGTATCGAGCACGTCCTGGACCGCTTCCCGGACCGGGTATTCGCCTTCGATGAGTTCGGCCCACTCGGAATCCGGCCCATCGGCGGCAGCTGCTGGGCCGAACAGACCCGGCCCGACCGGCTGCCGGCCACCTACCATCGCACCCACGGCGTCCGGTACTTCCATGGCTGCTACTCGGTGGGCGATGACCGTCTGTGGGGCGTGAACCGCCGCAAGAAGGGTGCCGGGAACACGCTGGCCGCGCTGAAATCGATCCGCGCCGCCCGGCCCGACGGCGCACCGATCTACGTGATCCTGGACAACCTGTCCGCCCACAAGGGCGCCGACATCCGCCGCTGGGCAAAGAAGCACAAGGTCGAGCTGTGCTTCACCCCGACCTACGCCTCCTGGGCGAACCCGATCGAGGCGCACTTCGGACCACTGCGGCAGTTCACCATCGCCAACTCCCACCACCCCAACCACACCGTCCAGACCAGGACCCTGCACTCCTACCTCCGCTGGCGCAACGCCAATGCCCGCCACTCCGACGTCCTGGCCGCCGAACGCAAGGAACGCGCCCGAATCCGCAGCGAGAAAGGCACCCGATGGGGCGGACGCCCCCTCACAACCGCAGCCTGA